One window from the genome of Eucalyptus grandis isolate ANBG69807.140 chromosome 7, ASM1654582v1, whole genome shotgun sequence encodes:
- the LOC104454091 gene encoding germin-like protein 9-3 — protein MASTANKHEFFIALFLALSVFQMTSAGDPDVTGDFVVPLNVTAVDGNFFTFTGMRAVMSMDLPMAFKVTKASAAEFPALIGQSVSMAVLEFSAGSVNPPHTHPRASELLFLLYGSLEVGVVDTTNKLFTQTLQSGDMFVFPKGLVHYQYNANETDIAIAISAFGSASAGLVSLPASVFTTGIDSGILAKSFKTNVSTIEALKLGLTPPKA, from the coding sequence ATGGCCTCTACTGCCAACAAGCATGAGTTCTTCATCGCATTATTCCTGGCTCTGTCCGTCTTCCAGATGACAAGCGCGGGCGACCCGGACGTCACAGGCGACTTTGTCGTCCCGCTGAACGTCACAGCAGTGGACGGGAACTTCTTCACCTTCACCGGAATGAGAGCTGTTATGTCGATGGATCTTCCCATGGCTTTCAAAGTGACGAAAGCAAGCGCGGCGGAATTCCCGGCTCTTATCGGCCAGAGTGTCTCGATGGCAGTTCTCGAGTTCTCAGCCGGCTCAGTCAACCCGCCACACACGCATCCGCGTGCTTCCGAGCTCCTCTTCCTCCTGTACGGGTCACTTGAGGTCGGAGTCGTCGACACGACCAACAAGCTCTTCACACAGACGCTCCAATCCGGCGACATGTTCGTATTTCCCAAAGGACTGGTTCACTACCAGTATAATGCTAATGAGACAGACATCGCTATAGCTATATCCGCATTTGGTAGCGCGAGCGCTGGACTCGTCTCGCTTCCTGCGAGTGTATTCACCACTGGCATCGACAGCGGGATCTTGGCCAAGTCATTCAAGACGAACGTCTCCACCATTGAAGCTCTCAAGCTTGGGCTTACACCACCCAAGGCCTAA
- the LOC104454093 gene encoding uncharacterized protein At2g27730, mitochondrial-like — protein MAMRAAAARRANLTRFMDSSRGAARYMSSGQGRILSEEERAAENVYIQKMERERLEKQRRKAEKEKAEKEKEKEAAEQKPEGLRLLERSSVNY, from the exons ATGGCGATgagagcggcggcggcgaggcgggCGAACTTGACTCGGTTCATGGACTCATCGCGAGGGGCGGCTCGGTACATGAGCTCCGGCCAGGGAAGGATCCTGAGCGAGGAGGAACGCGCTGCTGAGAACGTCTACATCCAG aaaatggagagggagaggttggagaagcagaggaggaaggCGGAGAAAGAGAAGgcggagaaggagaaagagaaagaggctGCTGAGCAG AAACCTGAAGGGCTCAGACTGCTTGAGAGGTCAAGCGTCAACTACTGA
- the LOC104454094 gene encoding ribonuclease H2 subunit A — protein sequence MGSEAALPAWASKPCIMGIDEAGRGPVLGPMVYGCLYCARSYQKTLSTLNFADSKTLKEEKREELFENLKANESIGWAVDVIDPRELSSKMLRKNKINLNVISHDSAMGLVSRVLNMGVLLTEVYVDTVGDAEKYRVKLSERFPGVKFVVAKKADSLYPVVSGASIVAKVTRDRALRGWVLEETAENMHKEFGSGYPGDPETKAWLEQHKHSVFGFPSLVRFSWGTCTAYYKDFVEVAWESDQVDEDDFDGSSGKRQVKLSSLGFTSKRKIEETESSGRGRCKFFQSRKLQQVTHF from the exons ATGGGATCCGAAGCTGCGCTGCCGGCATGGGCTTCGAAGCCTTGCATCATGGGCATCGACGAAGCGGGTCGCGGCCCTGTTCTTG GTCCCATGGTGTACGGGTGCTTGTACTGCGCTCGGTCGTACCAGAAGACGCTCTCCACTCTGAACTTCGCAG ATTCGAAGacattaaaagaagaaaagagggaagaattatttgaaaatctaAAGGCTAATGAATCAATTGGCTGGGCTGTTGATGTCATAGACCCACGAGAGCTTTCATCTAAAATGCTGAGGAA AAATAAAATCAATCTCAATGTAATATCACATGACTCTGCAATGGGACTTGTCTCCAGGGTGCTCAATATGGGTGTTCTTCTAACTGAG GTTTATGTGGATACCGTTGGAGATGCTGAAAAGTATAGAGTAAAGCTTTCTGAAAGATTTCCAGGGGTCAAATTTGTGGTTGCAAAGAAGGCCGATAGTCTTTATCCAGTGGTTAGTGGAGCAAGCATAGTCGCAAAA GTCACAAGAGACAGAGCTTTGCGTGGATGGGTGCTTGAGGAAACAGCTGAAAACATGCATAAGGAGTTCGGTTCTGGATATCCAGGAG ACCCCGAAACAAAGGCATGGTTGGAACAACATAAACACTCGGTTTTTGGGTTCCCAAGTCTCGTCCGCTTCAGTTGGGGTACATGCACAGCATACTACAAGGACTTTGTTGAAGTCGCATG GGAATCTGATCAAGTGGATGAAGATGATTTTGATGGAAGTAGTGGCAAGAGACAGGTGAAACTGAGCAGTCTCGGTTTTACATCGAAGAGGAAGATAGAAGAGACAGAATCAAGTGGCAGAGGTCGctgcaaattctttcaaagcCGAAAGCTTCAGCAAGTCACTCACTTCTGA